ACCTGCACCGCGCGGCCATGCGCGCGCATCAGGTTGCGGCTGGCGATCGCGCATTCGAAAATGCTGCGATGCCCGGGGGCCAACACGCCGTTGAGATAGCCACCGTCGGCCACGACCCAGGGTTCGTTCAGCGTCGCCCAGCGGCGGACCTCGCCGTCGAGCGCGCGGTACATGACGGCGGCATATTCGCCGAACCATTCGGCAATGTCGCGGTTGAGCCAGCCCCCTCGATCATCCAGTGCGGCGGGAAGATCCCAGTGATAGAGCGTGGGCAGGGGCATGATACCCGCATCGTTCAGGCGGTCGACCAGGCGGCGATAGAAATCGAGCCCGGCCTGGTTCACCCGCCCCGTGCCGCCTGGCAGGATGCGGCTCCACGAGATACTGAAGCGATAGGCCTGCAGGCCCAGCCGCTTCATCAGGTCGACGTCGCTTTCCATGCGGTTGTAGTGGTCGCAGGCGACGTCCCCGGTGTCGCCGCTGGCGATCATCAGGCGCGGATCGTGGGTGAAGCGGTGCCAGATGCTGGTGCCGGCACCATCGGCCAGCGGCGATCCTTCGACCTGATAGGCAGCGGTCGCAGCACCCCACAGAAAGCCTTCGGGAAACGCGCCGCTCATCGTGCGTCTCCCCCGATCCGGTGCGAAAGGAGCCACAGGTACAGCGCCGGATCGTCGTAAGCCGGGTCCCAGGCGTTGTGGCCCAGATCCGGGTAGATCGTCAGCCGGCTCTTGCGCCCGTCGCAGGCGCGGATCGCGCGGGCCATGGCGAAGCTGCCTTCCGGGGTCACGACATCGTCGCGATCGCCATGCAGCGCCCAGATCGGCACATCGGTGAGCGCGCAGGCCGTGGCGGGATCGCCGCGCCCGGCGACAGGGGCCACGGCGGCGAACCTTCCGGGTTCGGCCGCGGCCCAGCGCCACGAGGCATGGCCACCCCGGCTGAGCCCGGTGAGATAGATCCGCGCAGGGTCGACTGGCAGCGTCGCCAGCGCATGGTCGAGCAGGGCATCCAGCCTGGCGAGATCCCAGTCTTGCTCCGCCGGCAACTGGGGGGACACGAGGATGAACGGGAAAGCAGGATCGCGATCGGCGATCTTCGGTGGGCCGTGGACTTTCACTTTCGCAATGTCGCTGCCCCGTTCGCCCGATC
The nucleotide sequence above comes from Pelagerythrobacter marensis. Encoded proteins:
- a CDS encoding dienelactone hydrolase family protein yields the protein MKRLISLALACLAAACTAPGHLHARSPALQAGQHPQPPVAAGGYEYQLHLPPGAARAEPDEERWPLMIFLHGSGERGSDIAKVKVHGPPKIADRDPAFPFILVSPQLPAEQDWDLARLDALLDHALATLPVDPARIYLTGLSRGGHASWRWAAAEPGRFAAVAPVAGRGDPATACALTDVPIWALHGDRDDVVTPEGSFAMARAIRACDGRKSRLTIYPDLGHNAWDPAYDDPALYLWLLSHRIGGDAR